One part of the Gadus macrocephalus chromosome 8, ASM3116895v1 genome encodes these proteins:
- the LOC132462418 gene encoding uncharacterized protein LOC132462418 yields MTPYSVFLSALYVFIFWFRGLQGYTNNSLFLLKGNDLIIEIETPKTKVKVFQWKSKIRSKEFTIVTYFPDSKFLNNDFGERAEFSTEKYSLQIKNLALDESGLYQAVDASNEVLIIADYHVTVQEQVSPVVLNVSPGSPSSESCKLTVTCSTQSSSLNSTFTCTPRTCSGDGGDPAEVVTSDARLNLYLSNGSIGICNHSNKVSRSKATMEIKPLCFKEAVFHDNNSNYEKLIILCRSVLVIPIIILVIFYCWRKNNNHLKGHSDQSPNCDQAAAVYMNVSLLGAPPLPLEPADMELNLIRA; encoded by the exons GGTACACAAATAATTCATTATTTCTGCTGAAGGGAAATGATTTAATAATTGAAATTGAAACACCGAAAACCAAAGTTAAAGTCTTCCAATGGAAAAGCAAAATAAGATCAAAAGAATTCACCATAGTAACATATTTTCCCGATTCTAAATTTCTAAACAATGACTTTGGAGAAAGGGCAGAGTTTTCAACAGAAAAATACTCGTTGCAAATAAAAAACTTAGCATTGGATGAAAGTGGACTTTACCAAGCAGTGGATGCTTCTAATGAAGTATTAATTATCGCCGACTACCACGTCACAGTTCAAG AGCAGGTATCACCAGTGGTCCTGAATGTGTCGCCTGGGTCTCCCAGTTCTGAATCCTGTAAATTGACCGTGACCTGTAGCACTCAGAGCTCCTCCTTAAACTCCACCTTCACGTGCACCCCTCGGACCTGCTCTGGGGATGGAGGAGACCCAGCAGAGGTCGTGACCTCCGATGCCCGGCTCAACCTTTACCTGTCAAATGGTTCGATCGGCATCTGTAACCATAGCAACAAAGTGAGCAGGTCAAAGGCCACGATGGAGATAAAACCTCTGTGTTTTAAAGAGGCTG TTTTTCATGATAACAACTCAAACTATGAGAAATTAATCATCCTCTGTCGGTCGGTTTTGGTCATTCCTATCATcattttggttattttttattgctggAGAAAAAACA ACAATCACCTCAAAGGCCATTCTGATCAG AGTCCAAACTGTGACCAAGCTGCCGCAGTCTATATGAATGTGAGTCTGTTAGgagcccctcctctccctttagAACCCGCCGACATGGAACTAAACCTAATAAGGGCTTag